In Paenibacillus sonchi, the genomic stretch ATGTAATTTGATCGTTCAAGCCGAGATCGTCCAGAGGAGCGAAATATTTCGGCAAGTCGGAGTTAGGCACTGTCGGGATAAACATGATGTCAGGCAGCTCTCCGCTGGCCATTCTGACTTTGGCTTGCTGGTTATAGTCGGTTTGGGAAGCTTCGAATTCCACCTTGATGTTCGGATACTTCTCATTAAAACGCTTTACATATTCGTCATACTCTTTGCCGATCATGTCGGTTCTGTTGGTGAGGAAGGTGATTTTGCCGCTGATGTCTGCTCCGCCTGCCGCTGCCGGTTCAGTGGTTGCTGCCGCATTTCCGCCGCTGTTATCTGGCTTAGCAGATGCTGCAGGCTCGTTAGTGGCTGTGGAGGCATTATTATTGTTGTTGCCGGAGCCACAGCCGGTCAGGGATAGAGATAGGGCTGTAACAATAACAAAACCTAACGGAAATAACTTTTTCTTCATTGCGCTTTCCCCTTTTCGTTTATTGTTAGCGTTTACATCAGTAATTATAGCGGTAAATCGCTGACCGATAAATGGTTTGAATTATTATTTATTGTCTTTATTTGTTCTTTTTAAAAGAATATAATTAGCGTGTTGATAACAATAGGATAACAAAATACAATAGGTATGAAAGCGATTCATGTAAGCGTATGCTCACTTAGACTTAGATGGATGCTTCTGCCCACACCACTTAATAGGAGGTTCCATGAAACTACAACTGAAATTGGACAACTGGCAATTTAGAGCCTGCGGGGATGAACAGTGGCTTCCGGCAGCTGTGCCGGGAACGGTGCATACCGATCTGCTCCGCAATGAACTGATCCCTCCCCCTTTTTATGGAAAGAACGAGCATGAACTGCAATGGATCGATAAGAAAGACTGGGAATACCGGACGGTTCTGCACCTCGGCGGGGAGTGGCAGCAGCGTGCTGTTGCTGAACTGGTTTTCAAAGGGCTGGACACCTATGCGGATGTATATGTGAATGATGTGCACGCACTCTCGGCGGACAATATGTTCCGGGCCTGGACCGTAAATGTCAAGGAGCTGCTGCGGGCCGGGGAGAATGAGATCCGCGTGCGGTTCCGTTCCGCAGTACATGAGGATCTGCCGAAGCTGGAACAGCTTGGCTATGCGCTCCCGGCGCCCAATGACCAATCCGAACTGGGCGGACTCGGGGAACAGCAGATCAGCGTATTCGCCCGCAAAGCGCCTTATCATTACGGCTGGGACTGGGGCCCGAGATTCCTGACCAGCGGCATCTGGCGTGAAGCTGTGCTGGAAGGCAGGGATCAGGTTGCTATCACTGATTTGTATATCCGCCAGAATGCGGTGAGCCCGGAAGAAGCCCGGCTCACTGTGCTCGTGGAAGCGGATGCTCCATCGGCATGGAACGGTCAGCTGCGGGTAAGCTGCGGCTGCAGGGAATGGACCCAATCCGTTTTGCTCCAACAGGGCAAGCAGAGGCTGGAACTGGAAATCGTTCTGGATCAGCCCCGTCTCTGGTGGTGCAACGGCCTCGGTAAACCTGAGCTGACTGCTTTTCGGGCAGAACTGCTGAAGGCAGGGGAGGCCGCAGCGCAAGCTGAAGTTACCACCGGGCTGCGGGAGATCAAGCTGGTCCGGGAGCCGGATGATCGGGGAGCTTCCTTTTATTTTGAGCTGAATGGTGTGCGTGTATTCGCCAAGGGCTCCAATCACATTCCCAACGACAGTTTTGCTACGGAGGTTACGGAGGAGCGTTACCGCCATGAGATCGCTTCGGCTGTCGCTTCCAATATGAATATGCTGCGGGTGTGGGGCGGCGGGATCTATGAAGAGGAGACTTTTTACCGGCTGTGCGATGAGTATGGTCTGCTGGTCTGGCAGGATTTCATGTTCGCCTGCAGCATGTACCCGGGAGATGAGCCGTTCCTGGAGAATGTGCGTGAGGAGGCTGTCTATAACATCCGGAGATTGCGCAACCATCCGTGCATCGCTTTGTGGTGCGGTAATAATGAGATGGATTCGGCCTGGTCGCATTATGAGGATAACAAGGGCTGGGGCTGGAAGGAAAAGTTCAGCCGGGAGATCCGTGATAAGCTGTGGTGGGATTATGAGGCCGTTTTCCACCGTATCCTGCCTGAAGCCGTGGCCTCCTGCCACCCGGATGTGGATTACTGGGCATCTTCTCCGATGCGGGCTCTGACTCATGACATGAACCAGCATGCTACGCGGATGGCCGGTGAAGGGGATGTGCACTATTGGGGCGTATGGCATGGGAGCGAGCCTTTTGAGAACTACAATGTCAAGGTTGGCCGCTTCATGAGCGAATACGGCTTCCAGTCCTTCCCTGAGCTGAAATCGGTACTCAGCTATGCTGAAGAAAACGATATGGAGCTGGAATCCGAAGTGATGCTGGCTCATCAGAAGAACGGACGCGGCAATCTGCTGATTAAGGAATACATGGATATCTATCTGCCCCGGCCAAAGGATTTCAAGAGCTTCCTGTATATGAGCCAGATTCTTCAAGCGGAGGCCATGCGGATCGCCATTGAAAGCCACCGGAGAAACAAGCCCTACTGCATGGGCACGCTGTACTGGCAGATGAATGACTGCTGGCCGGTTGCTTCCTGGGCGGGCATGGATTATTACGGCCGCTGGAAGGCACTGCAATACACGGTACGCAAAAGCTACCAGGAGCTGCTTCTCTCCATCGACGGTTCGGACGGGGAGAATCTCCAGATCCACGCTGTATCCGACCGGCAGGAGGGGCTGGAAGGCGAACTGCGGGTCCGACTGCAGGACTTCAGCGGAGCTGTGCTGCAGGAATGGCTGCAGCCGGTCACCCTTGCGGCTGACTCGGCAAGTATTGTGTTTGCGGCTAATATTGCCGGATTGCTGGAGGGCCGCGAACCCCGCCGTGTGCTGCTGACTGCCGCGTTGCTGGCGGACGGACAGCAGCTTGACTACAAGCATCATTACTTCGTTTCGGCCAAAGAAATTCCGCTGGCCCGGCCTGCGGTTAAGGTGGAAGAGGTGCAGGGCAGCGCAGCGTTTACGGTCAGCACTGATGTGCTTGCCAGAGGAGTGTATCTGACAGCGGATGAGGAAGGAATCTTCTCGGACAATTTCTTCGACCTGCTGCCGGGCGAATCGAAGACCGTGGAATTCTTCCTGAGCGGCAGCGGGGACCAGGATTTCACTCCGGCTGTCCCGAAGGGCCTTGAGATTTACACAATGGCGGATTATGTGGATGAGGGCCTGCTGTAAATCGAAAGGCGACTGCTGTAGGAAATTATGAAATATGAAGAAGTGAGAATCAAAAGACGGCGTTCTCTTCAGTTACAACCGAAGAGAACGCCGTCTTTTTCATAACTCCCCTTAATTCAAAAATATATCATGACCAGCAATTATTCCTGTATTTCGTAAATTTTGAACAACTCATCCAACATCAGATTTGCCGCAATGACTCCGCCTGCCGTGTTCCAAATAGCATCATCCACACGAATCGCTTTGTTATTCTTGACCACATTCAAGCTTTTCCATAGCGGATCATTCAGCATTTCCTTTTCCATTTCATTGCCCTTACCGTCCCCGGTATCGTAGGTAAAGTAGAACAGCATGTCAGCATCTACCTCAGGCAGACGCTCTTTGGTGATTTCCTCAACAAATGTGTCGGCATACTTCTGATTGTCCGGACGAGTAATGCCCAATTTGGAGAAGGCTATGCCCGTAAAGGTATCCTCCAGATAAATACGTGTCTTTCCACTCATAAAACGAACAACCGAGACTTTTTGTTGTAGCTTATCTCCGGCCTTGGATTTAAAGTCTGCAGCGCGTGCATCGTAATCTGCGATAGTTGTATCGCCTTCCTTTGTCTTACCAACTGCTTCGGCGTAAAGCTTAAAGTTAGACTGCCACTCCCCGCGCAGAGTTTCGGAAAATACAGTTGTAGCAATGGCATTCAGCTGATCATAAACTTTCTCCTGACGCAGCTTATTCCCGATAATGAGGTCTGGTTTGAGGCTTGCGATCAGTTCAATATTCGGCTGACTTTCATCCCCTACAACAGTAACCCCTTCCATTTGATCTTTGATATGAGGGTACCACGGATCTCCTGTCCAGGATTTCACAGCACCCACCGGTTTGATTCCCAATGCCAGAAGAGCCTCTGTGCCTTCATTTGTTAAAACAACAACACGCTTCGGGGTACCTGAAATCTTAGCATCCCCCATAACATGCTTGACTGTGCGCACATCTTCCTGAGGCTGGGACTTCCCGGTTCCTTCTGAGCTGGAGCTATCTTTGCCTGTAGAATTTCCCGTTTGTCCGCAACCCGTTATAAGTATTGCTAAGGCTAGCAGCAAGGTTGTGGTGGTTCCTATCATTTTACGCTTAAATAATGTTGCCATTGTTCTCCCCTAATAATGAAAATCATTATCGTCTATGTTCAAGCGAAACTATATCAAATTGAGTTTTGTACTGTCAAGACAATTGAAAATGATTATCATATTCATTGACAGTTATATTTCGGCTCCATATAATATTAATTTAGTGCTAAATACCATGATTACTTAGAAGGAAAGGAATTTATGGATATCCTATTATCTACACGAAAGCAAAAAATATATTTCCTTTTGATAGCTATTCTGCTCCTTGGAGCAGGCATTGTCTGCAGCGTTGGATTCGGGGTGAAAAACATCAGCTGGCAGACGATTGTGAACACTTTGATCCATTTTGACGGGAGCCAGGAACAGCTTATTATCAAGACGGCTCGGATTCCGCGCGCCTTGATTGCCGCTATTGCAGGAGCAAGCCTTGCGGTAGCAGGGGCCCTTATGCAGGGCATCACCCGCAACCCCTTGTCTTCGCCTAGTATTCTAGGTATTAATTCGGGTGCATCGTTTTTTATTGTTATGGGATCCGCCTTCTTTGGCGCAGCTGGTCTATCGACGTTTGCAGGCTTAGCGTTCCTTGGTGCAGCCTTCACAGCAATTTTAGTATATATATTAGGTTCAATTGGTACAGACGGTCTTACTCCCCTTAAAATTACTTTAGCTGGCGCTGCCATGACTTCCTTCTTCTCATCGCTTTCTCTAGGCATTCTTCTGACCGGAGGGCAAACCTTTGACCAAGTGCTGTACTGGTTTGTTGGTTCGGTGTCGGGAAGAGATATTAGCATCTTCAATGCTGCCTTTCCCTATATGGCACTTGCCCTATTGGGAGCCATGGTGCTGGGAAAACATATGAATGTGCTCGTTTTGGGTGAAGACATCGCTGCCGGCCTGGGACAAAAAACGATTTATATCAAACTAACCGCAGGCCTGGTCATCATCTTGCTGGCAGGAGGATCTGTCTCTATGGCAGGACCTATCGCCTTCGTCGGCATCATCATTCCTCATGTATCACGTTATCTGGTAGGAACAGACTATCGCTGGGTTATTCCCTATTGTGCTATCTTAGGTGCTGACCTACTGCTTGCAGCTGATATTGGATCGAGATACATTGCGTTCCCCAAAGAGGTACCCGTCGGCATCATGACCGCCATCTTGGGCGTTCCCTTCTTTGTTTATATTGCCAGAAAAGGAGGCCGAAACTAGTATGAACCGTTGGTATACGTTTAGGAGCCGTAACCACTCGTTTCAAATCAGCCGAAGAACTTTACTTGTTATCTCTCTATTGACCGTGGTCAATGTTATTGTCGCCATCTTATGTGTTGGATTAGGAAGCCAATTTATCCGTCCTGATAACGTCATCCGTGCCATATTTGGGTTCGGAGATCCTGTTCATTCCATGATCATTTTCTCGCTGCGCATGCCGCGTATCCTGATTGCTATTCTTGTAGGGGCAGCTCTCGCTGTGTCTGGCGCTATTCTTCAGGGCATTGTGCGCAACCCGCTGACCTCTCCTGACATGATCGGAATAACGGGAGGCGCTTCACTCGGAACTGTTATGTTTATCATCTTTTTCTCTGGGGTCAGCGTCCGCTTTATGCCGCTTAGTTCTATTGCAGGGGCATTCGGTGCTGCGCTATTAATCTATCTCCTGGCTTACCGACGCGGCGTGTCGCCACTCAGACTCGTTCTGGTCGGCATAGGCATGGCTACCGCTCTAACAGCAGTGACTTATATGTTGATTCTCACCGCTTCATTTACACCAACGGCTGTGGCCGTTAAAGCATTTACCTTTATGACTGGAAGTATCTACGGAGTGTCGTGGGAACGGGATGTACTTACATTACTGCCATGGATTCTTGTCCTGCTTCCTGTGGCTCTATTCTATGCCAGACACTTGAACGTACAAGAGCTGGGTGATGATATTGCCGAGAGTGTAGGCAGCTCCGTCATGCGCAAGCGAACTTTCTTGCTGATAGTTAGTGTCGCACTGGCAGGCGCAGCCGTATCTATTGGCGGGGCCATTAATTTTATCGGACTCATGGCGCCTCACATTGCCCGAAAGCTGGTGGGCCCGGCTTTCGGAGGAGTCATCCCCGTGTCCGCACTCATCGGGTCCCTCATTCTGCTGCTCTCCGATCTTGTAGCCAGAACAGCCTTCCTCCCACTGGATATACCGGCCGGCGTATTCACAGCAGCAATCGGTGCTCCGTTCTTCATCTATTTGCTCTATCAAAGCCGTAAAACGGCTTAACAACCATGATTATTTTGCAAAGGAAGTGGGTCGTGTGTCTACCATTGAGGTAAAAGGACTGGGACTAGCCTATGGACAGAAGCAGATTTTCTCCAATCTGGATTTAACGGTTCCATCCGGTCAGATCACCGTATTGATAGGAAGCAACGGCTGCGGCAAATCAACGCTGCTTCGTTCCCTTGCCCGTCTTCTGAGGCCTGAGCAAGGTTCGATCCTACTGGATGGTGAAGAGATCTTCAAACTTAAGACCAAGGAACTCGCCAAAAGGCTGGCTATTCTGCCACAGGGGCCGATTGCTCCTGAAGGGCTAACCGTTCATCAACTTGTAAAACAGGGGCGTTATCCCTATCAAAGCTGGCTTCAGCAATGGACCAAAGAGGACGAGCGGATGGTCAACAAAGCACTTGAGGCTACACGCATGAGTGAATTTTCACACCGATCCGTCGACTCCTTATCCGGTGGCCAACGCCAGCGGGCATGGATCGCCATGACACTCGCGCAAGATACGCCTTTCCTATTGCTGGATGAACCAACCACCTATCTGGACATGACTCACCAAGTCGAAATCCTTGATCTGCTCTTCGAGTTAAATGAAATGGAGAAGCGCACCATTGTAATGGTTCTGCATGATATTAATCTGGCGTGTCGCTACGCGCATCACATTATCGCCGTCAAGGAAGGCGGAATATATGCCTACGGTGCACCCGAGGATATCGTAAATGAACAACTGATCCGGGATGTTTTCCGGATGGAATGCCAGGTTACTCCGGATCCGATCTTCGGCACTCCTGTGTGTGTTCCCTTTGGCAAAGGACGTAAAGTTAAACGGAAAATCAATGTTTAAAATCCCGGGGCTACTGAAAAAATCTCTAAAACTAAAACGGGCTGGTTCCTCAGCAATTGAGGCGACTGTCTCGTTTTTTTTGATTGATTTTTCGGATATGAAATAGTCATTGTTCGTGTTTGGCGTTACTTTCATGTGAGATTTGGCTTTTTTCTTGCCTGAAATGCAATAATTATGTATAATAGCAATTGCTATCGATGTGATTGTACGATATTCTGTTTTTGAAGGTGGTTTCATGGCAGAACTGGAAAACAGCGAGCAGAAGAAGAAGATGTGCCAGATCTACAACGAGATCTCCAAGGAATTGTTTGGTTTCGGTACGACCCTGCTCCGCGTCACTGTCGATTCAAGGGTCATTACCTTTCACGCCAAGCACCGCAGGTCTCCGCGTTCTTCCGCACTGGAGGGTGAAGCGCCCGAACTTAAGCAGGAAGTGGATTTCCGGATGTCGCTGCTGTTCAAGAAGAGATTCAAGGAAAGACTTGAAGCAGAAATGGGTCTGACGATTGAGGTTCTGCTTAGGGATTACGACGCGCCGACTGGATGGGCTTTTACGAACATGATCTTGGCTGGAGAATGACAGATTTATAAGGATTATCGCGGATTTTCGTTTTTGATCTATCTTAAGCGAAGACCGTCCTTCTATAACGGGTAGCTCTTTTGCTTTGTTTACACAAAGAAAAGTGTTCTTGTTCCTACAAGAATGCTTTTCTTTTTTTATGAAAAAAATAAGGGGAATCTAGATTTTATTACCAATAGGAGGTGCTACGGACCCTGACTCTATTGCATGCCAATTAAAGAGAGACTGACCATGCATTCCTGGAACCAGAGGATAACTGCTGGAATTGTACCGCATATTACATTTGGGAGGTTATTTACTAATGAAAAAAATAATGAATGCGGGCTTTGCCCTCACACTGACTGCGGTGCTGGCTGCTTGCGGCAATAACGCTGCAACGAACAATGCTGCCACCAACAATGCGGCTGCGCCGGAAGCGACGCAAGCAGGGGCTCCCACTGAGCTGGTGATTTCCACTTGGGGTTTCTCGGAGGACTTCTTTAAAGAGTCGGTGTATGCACCGTTTGAGAAAGAGCATAATGTGAAAATCGTCGTCGAAATCGGCAACAATGCCGAACGTCTGAACAAAATCCGCCAGGGCAGCTCCGATGTGGATGTAGTGTATCTGTCGGACTATTATGCGCAGCAGGCGATCAATGAAGGACTGTTCGAGACCATTGACCGCAGCAAAATTCCGAACATCGAAAAAATTTATGACATTGCCAAAGCGCCACTGGGCAAAGAATATGGCCCTGCCTATACTGTGGGCCGTCTCGGTATTGCCTACAACCCGGCGCTGGTGAAGGGGGAAGTGAAATCCTGGAGTGACATGTGGACGCAGTTTGACAAGAATCTTACGCTTCCAGCCATTACTGCAACGGCCGGTCCTATGATTGTAGATGCAGCCTCCGTAGTGGCAGGTGGTTCGGAGTTCAACGAGGATCAGGCCTTCGCGAAGCTGAAGGAGCTGGACAGTAATGTAGTTAAATACTACGGACAGACTTCGGAGTATGTGAATATGTTCGGCCAGGAGGAAATCGCGGGCGGTCCAATTATGGAGATGTACTTCAAAGACCTCCAGGCTGCTGTGCCGGATGCCAAGTTCGTTGCACCTTCCGAAGGTGCGTATGCCGTTATGAATACGGTCAATGTGGTTAAGGGCAACGACAACAAGGAGCTTGCCGAAGCGTTCATCAACTGGCAGCTGAGCAAGGAAGTGCAGGAGAAATCGGCCAAGGCGAAAGTCGACTCTCCGGTGAATACCGAAGTGGTGCTGACGGATGAAGAGGCTGTAGGCGTAACTTACGGCGCGGATGTCATCAGCAAGCTGCGCAAGCTGGACATGTCCTTTGTGAACCAGCACATCACGGAGTGGACGGACCGCTTCAACCGTGAGATTGGCGGGTAAGGATGACCGGTCGTAAAAAAGTCATTCTGGACGTAGATACAGGTGTGGATGACGCCCTGGCGATCATGCTGGCGGTGACAAGCGGGAAGTTCGATATTCTTGGCATTACGACGGTCAGCGGCAACGTATCGCTGGATCAGGCGACGCTGAATACCTGCAAGATTCTGGAACTGCTTGGAGTGTCCGGGCAGATTCCAGTGTATCGTGGAGCGGATAAGCCGCTGGTCCGTGAAGCGGTGTTCGAGCACCGGGTGCATGGATCGGACGGCATCGGCGGCGCGCTGGGCGACATGGCGGTCACGAAGCAGCCGGAAGCCGGAGCGGCAGCGGATTTCATCATCCGCGAGCTGCTGGCCCGGCCCGGCGAGGTCACGCTGATTATGACCGCACCGCTGACGAACCTGGCGGCCGCGCTGCAGAAATGTCCGGAGCTTGTTGCACATGCCGCCGAGGTCATTGTAATGGGCGGTGTGGTGCAGGGTTATGGCAATATCACGCCGACGGCAGAGTACAACATGTACGTCGATCCCGAAGCCGCGAAGCAGGTGCTGGCGGCAGGGTTCCCCCGGCTGACGCTGGTGGGGCTGGATGTTACCCGCCGGGCGCTGCTTGGTGCGGAGGATATCCAGAAGCTGCATAACCCGGTCATCCGCGAATATGTGGAGACAAGTACCGCCGGCTACCGGGCACGCTATTATGAGCGCAACGGCGTTCAGGCCTGCGCCCTGCATGATCCGCTGGCGGTGGGAGTCGCGCTGAACTGCGGGCTGGTCACCACCCGCGATTACTACGTAGATGTGGAAACCCGCAGTGAGCTGTGCGACGGGCAGACGGTCTGCGATTTCCAGAACCGGCTCAACCGGCCGCCGAATGTCACTGTCTGCCTGGAGGTTGACGCGCCCGCTTTTCTGGAATGCTTCATTAACAGCTTGAATCAAGAGCCGAAGAAGGACGGGAGTCGTTAGAATGAATAAAAAAGCGATGGTTCTCCTGCTGCCGGGACTGCTGTTCCTGGCAGCCTTCATGCTGATACCAATAACGCTGACTATTGCCTCTACTTTTGTGCAGGACGGGAAGCTGACGCTGGAAGGATATTTGCATTTTTTCCGCGACGGGTACTTTAACCGCATCCTGCTGACTACGCTCCGGGTAAGTGCTGTGACGACGCTGGTCTGCATGGTGCTTGGGTATCCGGCGGCTTATTATATCTCGCGGACCAGCGTGCGCAAGAAGAGCGTTCTGCTGGCGCTGTCGATTTTTCCTTTGCTGACCAGTCCTGTTGTCCGCTCTTTCAGCTGGATGA encodes the following:
- a CDS encoding beta-mannosidase produces the protein MKLQLKLDNWQFRACGDEQWLPAAVPGTVHTDLLRNELIPPPFYGKNEHELQWIDKKDWEYRTVLHLGGEWQQRAVAELVFKGLDTYADVYVNDVHALSADNMFRAWTVNVKELLRAGENEIRVRFRSAVHEDLPKLEQLGYALPAPNDQSELGGLGEQQISVFARKAPYHYGWDWGPRFLTSGIWREAVLEGRDQVAITDLYIRQNAVSPEEARLTVLVEADAPSAWNGQLRVSCGCREWTQSVLLQQGKQRLELEIVLDQPRLWWCNGLGKPELTAFRAELLKAGEAAAQAEVTTGLREIKLVREPDDRGASFYFELNGVRVFAKGSNHIPNDSFATEVTEERYRHEIASAVASNMNMLRVWGGGIYEEETFYRLCDEYGLLVWQDFMFACSMYPGDEPFLENVREEAVYNIRRLRNHPCIALWCGNNEMDSAWSHYEDNKGWGWKEKFSREIRDKLWWDYEAVFHRILPEAVASCHPDVDYWASSPMRALTHDMNQHATRMAGEGDVHYWGVWHGSEPFENYNVKVGRFMSEYGFQSFPELKSVLSYAEENDMELESEVMLAHQKNGRGNLLIKEYMDIYLPRPKDFKSFLYMSQILQAEAMRIAIESHRRNKPYCMGTLYWQMNDCWPVASWAGMDYYGRWKALQYTVRKSYQELLLSIDGSDGENLQIHAVSDRQEGLEGELRVRLQDFSGAVLQEWLQPVTLAADSASIVFAANIAGLLEGREPRRVLLTAALLADGQQLDYKHHYFVSAKEIPLARPAVKVEEVQGSAAFTVSTDVLARGVYLTADEEGIFSDNFFDLLPGESKTVEFFLSGSGDQDFTPAVPKGLEIYTMADYVDEGLL
- a CDS encoding ABC transporter substrate-binding protein, whose product is MATLFKRKMIGTTTTLLLALAILITGCGQTGNSTGKDSSSSEGTGKSQPQEDVRTVKHVMGDAKISGTPKRVVVLTNEGTEALLALGIKPVGAVKSWTGDPWYPHIKDQMEGVTVVGDESQPNIELIASLKPDLIIGNKLRQEKVYDQLNAIATTVFSETLRGEWQSNFKLYAEAVGKTKEGDTTIADYDARAADFKSKAGDKLQQKVSVVRFMSGKTRIYLEDTFTGIAFSKLGITRPDNQKYADTFVEEITKERLPEVDADMLFYFTYDTGDGKGNEMEKEMLNDPLWKSLNVVKNNKAIRVDDAIWNTAGGVIAANLMLDELFKIYEIQE
- a CDS encoding FecCD family ABC transporter permease — protein: MDILLSTRKQKIYFLLIAILLLGAGIVCSVGFGVKNISWQTIVNTLIHFDGSQEQLIIKTARIPRALIAAIAGASLAVAGALMQGITRNPLSSPSILGINSGASFFIVMGSAFFGAAGLSTFAGLAFLGAAFTAILVYILGSIGTDGLTPLKITLAGAAMTSFFSSLSLGILLTGGQTFDQVLYWFVGSVSGRDISIFNAAFPYMALALLGAMVLGKHMNVLVLGEDIAAGLGQKTIYIKLTAGLVIILLAGGSVSMAGPIAFVGIIIPHVSRYLVGTDYRWVIPYCAILGADLLLAADIGSRYIAFPKEVPVGIMTAILGVPFFVYIARKGGRN
- a CDS encoding FecCD family ABC transporter permease: MNRWYTFRSRNHSFQISRRTLLVISLLTVVNVIVAILCVGLGSQFIRPDNVIRAIFGFGDPVHSMIIFSLRMPRILIAILVGAALAVSGAILQGIVRNPLTSPDMIGITGGASLGTVMFIIFFSGVSVRFMPLSSIAGAFGAALLIYLLAYRRGVSPLRLVLVGIGMATALTAVTYMLILTASFTPTAVAVKAFTFMTGSIYGVSWERDVLTLLPWILVLLPVALFYARHLNVQELGDDIAESVGSSVMRKRTFLLIVSVALAGAAVSIGGAINFIGLMAPHIARKLVGPAFGGVIPVSALIGSLILLLSDLVARTAFLPLDIPAGVFTAAIGAPFFIYLLYQSRKTA
- a CDS encoding ABC transporter ATP-binding protein codes for the protein MSTIEVKGLGLAYGQKQIFSNLDLTVPSGQITVLIGSNGCGKSTLLRSLARLLRPEQGSILLDGEEIFKLKTKELAKRLAILPQGPIAPEGLTVHQLVKQGRYPYQSWLQQWTKEDERMVNKALEATRMSEFSHRSVDSLSGGQRQRAWIAMTLAQDTPFLLLDEPTTYLDMTHQVEILDLLFELNEMEKRTIVMVLHDINLACRYAHHIIAVKEGGIYAYGAPEDIVNEQLIRDVFRMECQVTPDPIFGTPVCVPFGKGRKVKRKINV
- a CDS encoding ABC transporter substrate-binding protein — its product is MKKIMNAGFALTLTAVLAACGNNAATNNAATNNAAAPEATQAGAPTELVISTWGFSEDFFKESVYAPFEKEHNVKIVVEIGNNAERLNKIRQGSSDVDVVYLSDYYAQQAINEGLFETIDRSKIPNIEKIYDIAKAPLGKEYGPAYTVGRLGIAYNPALVKGEVKSWSDMWTQFDKNLTLPAITATAGPMIVDAASVVAGGSEFNEDQAFAKLKELDSNVVKYYGQTSEYVNMFGQEEIAGGPIMEMYFKDLQAAVPDAKFVAPSEGAYAVMNTVNVVKGNDNKELAEAFINWQLSKEVQEKSAKAKVDSPVNTEVVLTDEEAVGVTYGADVISKLRKLDMSFVNQHITEWTDRFNREIGG
- a CDS encoding nucleoside hydrolase — its product is MTGRKKVILDVDTGVDDALAIMLAVTSGKFDILGITTVSGNVSLDQATLNTCKILELLGVSGQIPVYRGADKPLVREAVFEHRVHGSDGIGGALGDMAVTKQPEAGAAADFIIRELLARPGEVTLIMTAPLTNLAAALQKCPELVAHAAEVIVMGGVVQGYGNITPTAEYNMYVDPEAAKQVLAAGFPRLTLVGLDVTRRALLGAEDIQKLHNPVIREYVETSTAGYRARYYERNGVQACALHDPLAVGVALNCGLVTTRDYYVDVETRSELCDGQTVCDFQNRLNRPPNVTVCLEVDAPAFLECFINSLNQEPKKDGSR